A window of Quercus robur chromosome 12, dhQueRobu3.1, whole genome shotgun sequence genomic DNA:
CAGGCTCATTTGCTCGTTGAGAGTGTCTACGCTACCCAAGACCCTAAATAGGTTAGGGGCGCATTGATGGGgggtcaacctatggttgatcAGATAATCCCGGGTCACCCTACCCATAGGAAGGGTCATTCCTCCATCTATGAAAGCCATCATTGGAATGACAACCTCCCCTTCCTTCCTATTTGTTACCATTTGGTCAGGAGAATAATACCGTAGTGCTACTCCCCACGAAATGTGGTACCTAGCTTTAAAGCCTTCCATACCAGCATTAGAATCTATGAGGTGCTTAAACCTACCCATTTGGTCAAACTAAAGGGAAGTGGGTGAAGTTTTTAAAGAAAGGAGTCAAAGAATGAAGGGCCGAGGTGAGaaaaacctaaaagaaaaataaaaacttacgGGAAAATGAGTGAGTGACACTGTAGGATGTTCTTGAAAGATTGAGAGTTCTTGAGAGTTTGAGAGTCCTTGAAAGTTTGTGAGTTCTTGAGAGTTTGAGAGTTTTTATAAAGTAAGAAAAAAGGAGCCCTTCAGGTGCCTTATATAGGAAGAGGAATTGAGTGGGAGTTATCCCGCTCAAAATTCGAAGAGAAATGTCCACCGTAGGATCTGCTCCTCATCATTGGATGAGGGGAACAAAGTGCCGCCTAGAGCAATTAATGACGCATCGCGGGCTTCGAAGCGTCAGTAACAATTATAGGGCACGCAAAGCGGTACTCCCACATGTGTAAACCAAGGAAATTGGTAACCTTAACTCATAACTAATCAAAACTCCGCTTCTTCTCCTCGAATAAGAGggaaaaaccggagttttgaggggctattgtagggataaaGGCCCAAAATTGTAAATTGGGCCTCGGGCTTTGGCCGAGGACATTGATTGGTTTGAGGACTAATAAACAACAGTAAGGATGTCAAGATCGAAGTTCTATAAGTAACATGTAAGTGGAGAAGTCGAgaaaggtggtccgaggaggattATTTCCTCGGATGAACAAAGCACAGATCAAATGCCTATTCTACCGCCCAAAGTGACCCTACAGGAGACTCTGCTGAGAGGGGCGTGCATGTTAAAACGAGCTGGAAGAATTGGAGttaggaaatatctaaggaaaatctgctgccaccgcattaaatgccttgcagctaactttctggctgcatttatgtggaaaagacccttgaacagtgttgccttggctaccacaactcacagaaggcctaaaagggtgtctgatgggacaagcactcgagtagCAGCTTGAATGATCGACAAGTGTAGGATTAAGATCGTCcaaagggaactatataatgtaagagatccTCCATGGATGGGGATGGAGAAAATCACAAGACAAACACCATAGCAATCAAGAACCAACTctgtaatcaaacttgaaagGAATATATAGGAACTaatctcctcggattgtgccgaggatgaCTTTCTCTAATTCAATTGAACTTGTTTCCCTGTTCCGGTCAACTGGGCCCACTTTTTTCACGAtccaactcactctctacaaattcattgttttgggcttttttggcCTAGGTCCATCCATCATCTGGGCCAATGTTCAAAGTTTGGcccttacatatatatacacacacacatacacagaTTTCTATCTTTTcactcaaaaaaatttttttttggaggtttAGAGGGGTTGTTGATGAGAATGGTTGTTTGACGGTTTTGGTAGATGagaaggttggattttttttttcctagttttgTTTTGGAAGTATGGTTCTCTTGCTTGgggtttttggttttattttgggAGTTTGTAGTGAGGTTTGGCTGGCAGCTGTTTTGTGTTGGtgaaaatgggaaaaatgaGGGATTTTTGGGTTATGTTGGGAAGGGGTTTCGTTGGTGGTTTTGGGTTGCTTGTTGTTGCTGTTGGTTGTGGCTTCGGGTTGGTGAAGGAAAGGAGggaagtttttgtaattttttttcctaggaaAGGGTTCTGTTTATGGAGTTTTAGGTAGGTGAAAAGGCAGTGAGTGTATTTCCTAAAGTTAAAGGTAATGTCAAGGGAGTGAAATGAGGTAAGGTATAGAGAGTCCTCTCATGGCTGGAAAAAGAGTTATGCTTGTGCCACATAAAGTGGCATAACTTGTGCCATAACTCACCCACATGGCAAGTTGTGAATGGTAGAGAGGTGATGGTGGGCAAATTGTGAACGGTAGAGAGGTGATGGTAGGAACACCCCTCTACTATTCACAACCTACCATGTGGGTGAGTTGTGGCACAAGTTGTGCCACTTTATGTGGCACTAGCATAGCTTTTGAAAAAATGGGAAGGggtatttttagggttttgtgccTCCAAAGAAAGGGCTAATGATTCTTATTCTCCTTTCAATAGGAAATAAAAGGTATTTGTATGGGGCATAGAAGGGGCATGGATAAGATGAGTGAGATGACTCATTGGAAAAGATTATAAGAATGAGTGAGACTAGAATATGACAAAGTTAATAACTTGATATGCccattaattaaaagaaataaacttgacTTCTAAATATATCACATGTATAACctgataaaaataaagagacCAAATATGACAAAGTAAATGAACTCGAACAAAAAATAGGATACTTAATTTATGAAAATCTGTTAAATTCATTAATCAATTTGATAGTACTAATTTTCCATGGAAATCACACTTAATTTTAGTCTATGTCACATAGAAAATTACATACTTTTTTCACAATTAAAATATGACATGGTTAATTACATTCAATCAGTAATATCTAACCAAATTCATACCTAATCATCGTCTTGCATAACAccaaaattaatccaatcacatggttagatttcaaatgAAGCTCAATCATATTTAGTCAACCACGTACGtagaaattgataaaaaaaaaaaaaaaaacaaaaaaaaagggtataacTATTAAAACAATGAAATCCTTTAATTTTAGACTAAAACttataatgaaattttcttcTGGACTAAAATGGTTTAGTCATTGACTTCATACACCAAACTTTTGTATTAGATGAAACCATATGTAACTCTCTATATAGTTACTGCATTTGCTTTGAAATTCAAAGAAATTGTATAAAATACAATGAGATATGTGGAAACACATACTTTGTCCACTAGCACTATCATAAGGCAATTTTTCATCCTCTACTCTTTCTTATTCATCCACAATAAATACATTATACTTCAAATTTCTAACATTTGATATTACAAATATGGATAAATTATTTATgaagaaaagcataaataatTCAAACTATGAatttaaaagaagagaaaataacatACATTTATGTATTTCATCTATTTAAGAgagtagttaaaaaaaaaaacttgaagatcAAGCAGTTGAAGCACTTGTGTGCAGCGCAACCAAGGAGGTGTAAAAGCCATCCTTGATTCTAATCAAATTGTCGTGCTTTCCTTTCTCTGCAATAACTCCATTTTTAACCACTGCGATTACATCTGCATTTCTGATTGTGGATAATCGATGTGCCACAACAACTGTAGTTCGGTTAACCATGACACGATCCAATGCATCTTGGACCACCCTCTCAGACTCAGCATCTAGTGCACTAGTGGCTTcatctaataataatatctttggACTTTTAATCATGGCACGTGCAATGGCTACCCGTTGCTTCTGTCCGCCAGATAATTGAACTCCGCGTTCTCCTACTATTGTATCATAACCCTGCATTTTGCATTGTAAGAATGATAGGAAAAGAAATTACAGTCCATTATTTGCACATTAAAATTAACTACCAACAGTTGTAGAAGTCAAAGTGATGTTATCCTCTTCAATTATATAGTTTGTTAATTGACTTAATTACATGTAACTTTAGAAATGATAATGAAACAAATACCGGGAAATGCTTTTCTTTGTTCTAACCTGTTGTAAGCCACTAATGAACCTATGAGCATTGGCTAACTCCGCTGCAGCTATGATTTCTGACTCAGTTGCATTTCCTCCCTTTCCATATGCAATATTGGCACGAATagtttcattaaataaaattggttcTTGAATCACAAGACCCATCTGCTGCCTCAACCATTTCACTTGAAATTCCTTAATTTCAATTCCATCTAGCGTAATATGACCGGAATCAGGATCATAAAACCTTTGCAATAATGCAATCACAGTGGATTTCCCACTCCCACTTTCTCCAACCAGAGCAATTgtctaaaaaaaaggaaaatagattgcatactaatataatttttgtataatGGCAAGCAAGAACAAATTTTGTGATTATATCTTGTGCTAGTTGCTTGGAATTAATGATGTAACTTTACCTTCCCAGAATGAATTGTCAAGCTAAGATCTCGGAAAATTTGAATATCTGGCCTACATGGATATTTGAAGCTTACATGATGAAGCTCAATTTCTCCCTTCAGATTCTCCAATGTCATCCCAAACTCATTACTTGGGTCTATCTTCGACTGTCGGTCCACTATTGCAAATATGGAACCAGAAGCGTTCTTGGCTTTGCCAGTATCAGGACCTATGttgtttgaaagaaaaattcctATAGATGTTATGGTCAAAGCAAAGAAAACCTGCAAGCCAAATATCCATCTTTAGATAAGGTAATTTGGTGTGAAACAGTCTTGTTTAAATATTATCTGTTAGTTAGTATACAACACTTTCTGAACGCTTATCAAATATAGTTATATAGAAGGAATGTTTACTTGAAAAACATCTAAGAATGTTGCTTTCCTAGCCTGAACGAGACGAGCACCTATATAGAAAGTTGTAGCATAGACAACATACAACAAGCCAAAAGAAGTCCCAAATCCAATTCCAGTGATCAAGCCTTGCCTTATCCCTGCCTTCGTTGGGCCTTCACATTTGCTTCTGTACAGCTTCATCACCTTGTCTTCAGCACAGAAAGAAGCAACTGTTCTGATACTTCCGACTGCATCATTAGCAACTTGGCTTGCTTCCTCATACTTCAACTGCAACCACATAGATTTACATCAACTACAAGTaatgaataattttatgcaaCCGTATAAATTGTGAATTAATTAGCTGTGTTTAAAGTGGCAGCTTAGAGTTTTTAAACTAAAAAGCCTCAAGTGAGTAGATTGTTCTCTGCGTGacactcttctttttttttatttctaaacaCAGAAAATTGTTGTTGTATTTTTAACCAAATAGGCTCCAAGTATTTTTAAATGGTTTGAGTCCATTTTCTccaatcaaaaattaaattttacttcATTTTCCTTTGAAAGTCATAATGTATATATCATGCCATAGCCACACAGAGGAAAATGGGGTTAGTAGTTTTAGAGCAGACCTTTGCACCTGCATTGAATCCTTTCAAGAACTTTACTTGAACGTATCCATTGACTCCGATGAGAGGAGTCAATGCAAGGATAATAAATGTCAACTGCCAACTTGCAAGAAATGAAATGACCAAACCTGCAGCTGCTGAAGTAATAACATGAACCGTCAGACGAAGAGTATCTCCAACAAGGGCACGCATTGTTGCTGCATTTTCTGAGAGCCTTGCACCAACTGAGCCACTTGAGTGCACAGGCGCATCAAACCAACCAATCTCCATGTGAATCAGCTTCTCAAAACACATCAATCGAATTCGTGCTATTAACTTACACCCAGCTACAGCAAAGAGGTATTCTCTTGCTGAAATTGCCAGAAATGATACCATACCAAGGGCCACAAACATTAGTGACcaaaagtttgaatcctttttcAATTTAGGAGGTGGttcataaaatgatttgatTACCCTAGTAAGCAGTATACTAAATATAGGGAGTATTACGCCGTTGATAATTGCAGCTATAGTCCCAAGAAGAAGTACAGGAATCTCTGACTTGTTGAGGTAGGCAATGCGGCTGATTGGGACCTTGGGATAGTTTTCTTCTGTTTCTGCCAGTCGTTCATTAGGGAGGGTAACTTCTGTTGGCACGACTGATGATGCACGACTAAAGCTTTGTACTAATGACATTCTCTGACTATGTCTAAGACTTGACTGTCTAAAAGATTCAGCAGAAGTTTCTGATCTGTTTTGATCATCTGCATGTTGTTCTGACTCCTTGTCTACTTCTTGCAAGCGTATAAGCTGAGAGTATGCTCCATTAGGATCCTTAATTAGTTCTGAGTGTGATCCTGATAGAGTTACAGATAAATTTTCAGGTGATATGCATCTCCCATTTAGGTCTAATCCAAGGTTTGAGAGttgataaaaaattcaattagaagaTTTCAAGACAAATTTGAGAGGCAATAAGTTCTGGAAGGCaatatctttttccttttgcaaaTTGTAATTCTATTTAACATCCAAAATATAAACCAGTGAATCAAAAAGTTGCTGAAATTATGCACAATGATGTATATGCTTAATGAAAATTGTTGATTTACTGTCCACCTAATGTGGGACAATTTGCAAAGATAACAGATTTAGGTTATGAAGGAAAGAGTCAAATAGCATACCTTTCTCTACCGTCTTTCCCATATGAATGACTTCAATTGTATCAGCATTCCTCACCGTGATCAAACGGTGGGCAACAATGATGGTTGTCCGGTTGACCATAATCCTGTCCAATGCCTCCTGCACTACCCTCtcagactttgcatcaagtgcACTTGTAGCTTCATCGAGGAGTAAGATTCTTGGGTCTTTCAGAATTGCTCTTGCAATGGCAACTCTTTGCTTCTGACCACCAGACAGTTGTGTTCCGTGCTCACCAACCAGGGTATCTAGTCCCTGGAAgtcaaattcaaattagaaagtaaaattaacaaattttatggGAATAGAGGAGAAAATAACCTCTTATATTCCAATGAATGGAGGATAAGACAAAACCTGAGGcaatttatcaataaatttaaaagcatTTGCGAGTTCAGATGCAATTCTGATCTCGTCATACGTTGCTTCATCTTTTCCATATGCAATATTATCCTTTATGCTGGATGAAAACAAGACAGGTTCTTGGCTAACAAGACCAATTTTCTCCCTAATCCATTTAAGCTGGAAGTCTTTCAAGTTAATGCCATCTATGAGAACCTCACCAGCATGTGGGTCATAGAATCTCTCAATTAGACTAATCACGGTTGATTTTCCACTTCCACTTTGTCCAACCAAAGCTGTAGTTGTGCCACTAGGAATATAAAGAGAGAATCCACGTAATATTGGCTCATCTGATCTAGTTGGATAACTGAAATAAACGTCTTTAAACTCTATATCTCCACGAATATCATCCAAAATTTTTCCCTTTGAGTTATAAGAATCTATCTCTGGCCTCCTCTTGATAGTCTCAAACATCTTATAAGCCGCAGCTTTACCAGCAAAAAAGGCACTCATGCAGGGAGATGCCTCGCCTAGGGACCTGAAACATCCACATGATAGcaaaatgaatgaaataaataatgaataagCCAAAAAAGTTACTGATACCTCTTTACATAAGTTTATGAGTGTGCATGTTTCCACCTTAATTAGGGAAGAAAATAGATGAAATTTTCCACATGAAGCATGAATTATGTCTTTATTAGCATGTTTACATACAATTGGAAgcttaaaaatttcaaattgcaGCTTACATGGATCCAATTATTATAGCCATGACCACGTTCAGCACATCACCCCCATTGTACTTTTTGCTCAGTATCAATTTTGATCCATACCATATAGCCAAACCATAGCTGGTGTACATCACTGACGTAACAATGGCGAAACTTAACCCTGATACCAAACCTTCGTAAACACCAGATTTGTAAGCAGTTATAACGtactttttgtaattatttatagCTTGCTTCTCCCCAGTAAATGATGCAACCTAGAAAAGAACCAAATGGTGGATATCATACATTTGCTAGAAAAACCAACAATGCAAAACGCATTGTATTGAGAGCTAAATTAGAAGTTTTCTCTGGCATGTAGATAGTTTGATGACGTGACATACCATTCTTATTGAGCCAATTGTTTGTTCAACTACATTTGCTGCATTTGCATAAGCACTTTGTCCACGGGATGCTGTCTTGGATATGATGATGGACATAAGACCACCAGATGCCACAAGAAGAGGAATTGAGGATAACAAGACAAGGGTAAGGAGCCACCCTTTGAAAATTGCTACAGAAAATCCCCCAATGAATGTTGATACCAGTTGCAGAAATCTTCCAACCTGTACAAGCAAACATACTCTTTTATCACCAGGAACACATTTAGATGCATAATATGAATATAACTCAGGCTGACTTTTGGCCAGTTGTGAGTTTTAATGTTGTTGGTGCAACAATATAGTACCTTCTCACCCATGGCATCTTGTATGAGAACAGTATCACCTGACATTCTCCCAACAACCTCTCCAGTGTTTGTTTCCATATCAAAGAAAGCAACATCTTGTCTCAAAATTGTCTTCAAATACAAACCCCTTATTCGTGCAGCCTGGCGCTCCCCTGTGACCATCCAGCAAGCCACCTCTAACAAGAACAAAGACAAGTTTACCATTTCTCAATGCCTGATAGATGAAAGGTTTTcttttatgcataaaaaatcTGCAGTGATTTTTGATCATGGAATGTACTTACGGAGGAATCCTGCAACACCTATCCCTGCTGCCACGTAGAGAATTTTTACACAAACCTAAAACAGTACCAGGGTACTAAATGTCACCTTCTATCAATAATAGCATAtcagaaaggaaaaggaagggTTCACATACATCTTTAAAATCAAGATAAGTTTTCAATTGAAGAACTAAATGATAACATTAATAGAATTTAGATGGGACTTTTTAATTGTTAcgtcaaaaataagttaagaatAAAACGAAATGTTCAACTACACTTTCTAGTGATAAAGATTGAAATTGACATCATAAATTAAGCTTTTGGAGCATATTTTTACCTTGGAAACTTCACGAACCATGTCTTTGTCATTCTGATTATTTCCCGCAGCATTAATCATTTCCCCAAAGAGTATTGTCAACATAGGCGTACCTAGCCCATTCCCAATGGCACCTATTGTGCCAATGATCATCAAAAGAACATCAGTGGAATCCGCAAATGAGAACAGCTTGAGAAATGAAACAGTGTTGGTATTCTTCTCTCCTATATTATCTTGATCATTAATCATGGAAGGGCTTTTCTCTGCTTCTTCATTGTTTTTTATTGCAGCGTCCTCATTTGTATTTCCATTCGAGCCTGTCCTTACCTCCATTTTACCAACTCCAATATGCTGGTCCAATTGTGGGCTACCTTACTTGGAATATTTAGAACAAAACAGCACCTGCTCAACAAAATGAAGGTAAAGTTAGCAGCTTACAAGCCAAGCAGTCAAAGTTGAACTAGCGGTCAGTTTCAAAAGATACTAGATAAAATCAGGGACTAACAAGAtgattattaattataaattgccTCTCACGGTATCATGAAATATAATTCTAAAAGCAGCTAAAAGATGAACATGCGAAAGATGATTGATAAGGAAAATTCTTACTATAATAGACTAGAGAATtgacaaattttatatttatataacttAGAAAGTCAAGAACCTTGCTTGCAttctattttctgttttcatCTTCATCTAGAACTTAATGCACTTCCCAACGAAGGAGCTGGTAAAAGAAATTAAGTAGTAATATATATGGATTTcccttttctttgctttttgaaagtcaattataagaaaaaaaacataccAGAAAAAAGTAAATGAATAGATGTCGAATATGGTGATGTCTATCAAGGCCCTTgttaagtaaaaaattttcaccTCTAGATCAATATACAACAAAACAATCTAGCAGAATTAATTACGAAAAGTGCCAATTTTGAgtatttttatatgtaaaatcCATCCTTTgttaaaatcaattaagaaaattgattatcaaaattttcccatCAACCTTAACAAATAACAATTAAGCATGTTATCCCAAATTAGTACTGCACCACGAGCTCTATCCTGAGTATTTCTTAGCAAAGATTGCGAAAGAGACCctaatacaaaatataaatgtttgatattttctcaaaattgcAAAATAAGCCGGCATGAAATTTGACGGTTGatgaataaaatttgatattggaGATTTTTCAAATAGTTAGACTTTATGGgttttagttagctcaattgaaaaagtttataaattaaagataatcaattggtaaagtttccAAATTGAAGATAACAGGGATCAAATTGCTTCCAAGTTGATAATAACAGTGAGCAATTTGACTGCtatcaaaatgtaaggactaaattaaCTGCAAGTTAAAAATAAGAAGCACCAAATTGATAGTGACTccaaaaatgtagggaccaaaatggtatTTTGCCAAAAAGAAATTGGTATTTTAGCCTAATTATAATAACAATCATCGTAAATTGTACACCAACACCGGATCTAGTTATAAATAAAGCCAATGATTTGGCCCAGACATTAGCCCAAACCATGTATTTTCCAACAAATACAAGACCCAATCCATGAACCCATTGGAACCTTATCTGAAGTAGTGCAAAGCCAATCCCCCCAATATGATCAATTTAGAGCACCAGTTTGCAATCCAGGTTCCTATTAAAATTCTTTGTTGAAGcttatctatttatatatatatctaaaagctgaagcgtagagTTTAATGTTACCGCATTCCTGTTGAGCCACATTAGCGCCACATTATCAAcctattttcaatattttctctctttatttaaattattttttccttattaattTGCCACTTTACAATTATACATTCTCCaacatttacttatttttacatttttatctccccactactctatACCTTAACCTAATTACAATTTCTCcatcccttcatcttccttttattttgactcttcttctccccattttttttactataaaattttgttattttctattccattcaatccatattttgctCACACAAAAAGgtgaattctctctctctctctctctctctctctctctctctctctatatatatatatatatatatattctttcttttggtggatgTTTAGTTTTGAATATTCTTCTActcatcattttcttttatataattttgttatttttcttacaTTCTCTTCCAAAAAGGtgattgttctctctctctctctctctctctctctctctctctctctcttattaatTCTTTCTTGTAACTCTATTTcagattgatgaattttttgttttttattttttttattttttttgttcctcttCTTTTGGATGATACACTTTGGTGGTGTGTTTTTTGAGTTATATATCACATGTACTCTCTATCCCTCTTATAGTTTTGGTTTGagttaatttttagatattttagaagtgagatgattatgtatttgaatgtctctataaattatttgaataatatcaattgtaaatttgtgaTAAGGTTTGGTTATCATGAAAATCtcttaagagaatgagaaattcaaataattaattttggaactcaggaaaaaaaaaaaaaaaaaaaaaaaactatacacaAGTTTGAATAATATAGATCACTCGAAAAAAGAATACTATTTCTatattttatctcaaaaaaaaaaaaaaaaaaaaaaaaaaggaataatattaatcaaatgcacctcagcttttttttttttttttttttttttttttttttttaaactcaaaataatgaatgatatatttgtagagatggagagatgaaaaataattttagaaataatatCTCTAGTACATTTTATAGAATAAATCATACATTATATCACGTTACAAAATAGTTGTATATTCCCACGCATCGCATGGGTTTGTGACtagttatttattattctaGAGAACCACGGTAATAGTTGAGCcaactattttttattgttatcaaGAGTTAGACCCATGGaatttcaaggtttttgagatgGACCGGCTCTTTGAATGTTTGGGTTTATCAAATGAGCACAAAAAAGTTGGTCTTGCAAGAAGATGTTTTACTGGGATTTTCATTTCAAATGGTTTGGTTGTGTAATTacttgggaaaaaaagaagaagatagccAGCCTTAATAAGAATATATATGCATCATAATGTTCTCAACAGAAATTATCCATCCTAGTTTCATCATGGCAATTTTGAAGATCTAAGAGATAGTGTGCGGCAATAAAATGGACAACTAATTGCACAATTTGATGAAAAGAAGATGAATGTTCATGAAATTTCTGGTCCTCAGCCCACTCTAGCACAATCTACCTTTCATCAAGACTTAAATAAACTAAAGAAATCAAAATATGCCACGGACCAAACATTCGAAAATTTCTTGAAAGCTTTTCAAGACTTGGTTGTTGAGATTAATCCAGatcatcaaaaaattaatacttgacttgattCAGTGGGGGTGCCATGGATGACATATTAACATGAGGTTACTGCTTCCCATACAAAAGACAATGTTGGTGatgagatcttttttttttttgagcaaatgtTGGTGATGAGAACTTAGTAATGGAAACATCAAGTGACACCATAGACTTATGTTGACAACAAGGTACAATCACCAACAAGTGTTGCTTTAACGTGTGCAATAAGACAAATCTACTATAGAGTTTCAACAAGAAGGTGAGAAATGTGAACAAGAGAGTACAACTTTAGAGGGTGCGCACAACGTAAATGTTGAATTTGATAATTGTGCTATTGATCAACCCTCTATGTTACATAAAGATCTACAGTTTGATTAAGTCGAAAAGGTTGATACCAAGTTGCT
This region includes:
- the LOC126709616 gene encoding ABC transporter B family member 4-like isoform X3, with the protein product MVTGERQAARIRGLYLKTILRQDVAFFDMETNTGEVVGRMSGDTVLIQDAMGEKVGRFLQLVSTFIGGFSVAIFKGWLLTLVLLSSIPLLVASGGLMSIIISKTASRGQSAYANAANVVEQTIGSIRMVASFTGEKQAINNYKKYVITAYKSGVYEGLVSGLSFAIVTSVMYTSYGLAIWYGSKLILSKKYNGGDVLNVVMAIIIGSMSLGEASPCMSAFFAGKAAAYKMFETIKRRPEIDSYNSKGKILDDIRGDIEFKDVYFSYPTRSDEPILRGFSLYIPSGTTTALVGQSGSGKSTVISLIERFYDPHAGEVLIDGINLKDFQLKWIREKIGLVSQEPVLFSSSIKDNIAYGKDEATYDEIRIASELANAFKFIDKLPQGLDTLVGEHGTQLSGGQKQRVAIARAILKDPRILLLDEATSALDAKSERVVQEALDRIMVNRTTIIVAHRLITVRNADTIEVIHMGKTVEKGSHSELIKDPNGAYSQLIRLQEVDKESEQHADDQNRSETSAESFRQSSLRHSQRMSLVQSFSRASSVVPTEVTLPNERLAETEENYPKVPISRIAYLNKSEIPVLLLGTIAAIINGVILPIFSILLTRVIKSFYEPPPKLKKDSNFWSLMFVALGMVSFLAISAREYLFAVAGCKLIARIRLMCFEKLIHMEIGWFDAPVHSSGSVGARLSENAATMRALVGDTLRLTVHVITSAAAGLVISFLASWQLTFIILALTPLIGVNGYVQVKFLKGFNAGAKLKYEEASQVANDAVGSIRTVASFCAEDKVMKLYRSKCEGPTKAGIRQGLITGIGFGTSFGLLYVVYATTFYIGARLVQARKATFLDVFQVFFALTITSIGIFLSNNIGPDTGKAKNASGSIFAIVDRQSKIDPSNEFGMTLENLKGEIELHHVSFKYPCRPDIQIFRDLSLTIHSGKTIALVGESGSGKSTVIALLQRFYDPDSGHITLDGIEIKEFQVKWLRQQMGLVIQEPILFNETIRANIAYGKGGNATESEIIAAAELANAHRFISGLQQGYDTIVGERGVQLSGGQKQRVAIARAMIKSPKILLLDEATSALDAESERVVQDALDRVMVNRTTVVVAHRLSTIRNADVIAVVKNGVIAEKGKHDNLIRIKDGFYTSLVALHTSASTA
- the LOC126709616 gene encoding ABC transporter B family member 4-like isoform X2; translated protein: MEVRTGSNGNTNEDAAIKNNEEAEKSPSMINDQDNIGEKNTNTVSFLKLFSFADSTDVLLMIIGTIGAIGNGLGTPMLTILFGEMINAAGNNQNDKDMVREVSKVACWMVTGERQAARIRGLYLKTILRQDVAFFDMETNTGEVVGRMSGDTVLIQDAMGEKVGRFLQLVSTFIGGFSVAIFKGWLLTLVLLSSIPLLVASGGLMSIIISKTASRGQSAYANAANVVEQTIGSIRMVASFTGEKQAINNYKKYVITAYKSGVYEGLVSGLSFAIVTSVMYTSYGLAIWYGSKLILSKKYNGGDVLNVVMAIIIGSMSLGEASPCMSAFFAGKAAAYKMFETIKRRPEIDSYNSKGKILDDIRGDIEFKDVYFSYPTRSDEPILRGFSLYIPSGTTTALVGQSGSGKSTVISLIERFYDPHAGEVLIDGINLKDFQLKWIREKIGLVSQEPVLFSSSIKDNIAYGKDEATYDEIRIASELANAFKFIDKLPQGLDTLVGEHGTQLSGGQKQRVAIARAILKDPRILLLDEATSALDAKSERVVQEALDRIMVNRTTIIVAHRLITVRNADTIEVIHMGKTVEKGSHSELIKDPNGAYSQLIRLQEVDKESEQHADDQNRSETSAESFRQSSLRHSQRMSLVQSFSRASSVVPTEVTLPNERLAETEENYPKVPISRIAYLNKSEIPVLLLGTIAAIINGVILPIFSILLTRVIKSFYEPPPKLKKDSNFWSLMFVALGMVSFLAISAREYLFAVAGCKLIARIRLMCFEKLIHMEIGWFDAPVHSSGSVGARLSENAATMRALVGDTLRLTVHVITSAAAGLVISFLASWQLTFIILALTPLIGVNGYVQVKFLKGFNAGAKLKYEEASQVANDAVGSIRTVASFCAEDKVMKLYRSKCEGPTKAGIRQGLITGIGFGTSFGLLYVVYATTFYIGARLVQARKATFLDVFQVFFALTITSIGIFLSNNIGPDTGKAKNASGSIFAIVDRQSKIDPSNEFGMTLENLKGEIELHHVSFKYPCRPDIQIFRDLSLTIHSGKTIALVGESGSGKSTVIALLQRFYDPDSGHITLDGIEIKEFQVKWLRQQMGLVIQEPILFNETIRANIAYGKGGNATESEIIAAAELANAHRFISGLQQGYDTIVGERGVQLSGGQKQRVAIARAMIKSPKILLLDEATSALDAESERVVQDALDRVMVNRTTVVVAHRLSTIRNADVIAVVKNGVIAEKGKHDNLIRIKDGFYTSLVALHTSASTA